One genomic window of Leptotrichia shahii includes the following:
- a CDS encoding elongation factor G, protein MRIYDSSNIRNIGILGHSGSGKSNMVEGLEFTAGLTNRIAGNENDTKITSSLSLHAVEYQGGKYNFVDIPGYGDFFGEVESGLAAVDGAIIIVDGTTNLTVGTETALELTDSRNIPRVIFVNKIDNEKADYEKTLSQLREKYGKRIAPFHVPWGNGENFRGHINVVDMFAREFDKNQNECKTVDMPTDMDDEINSVREMLLEAVAETDEELMDKYFNGVEFTTAEIHRGLRQGVLDCSVIPVICGSTLKNIGLHTTFDVVKDFLPSPDDNKKIQPEKNEFVCQIFKTTIDSFLGKISYAKIYSGEIKQDSEVFNLNRKAKEKIGKINTFVNNKMDEVQKGIAGDIVVFSKFNSTRTSNTLSASEKEIPLKDITFPKPQLFVAIEPLNKNDDEKMSSGLNRLLEEDPSFTWHRNLETSQTVLGVQGELHCATVIEKLKAKFGITIKTVELKVPYRETIKGTSDVQGKYKKQSGGHGQYGDVLIKFSHIDKDFVFEETITGGSVPKSYIPAVEKGLRESLKEGVLAGYPVTNVKAILYDGSYHDVDSSELAFKIAANLAFKKGMLEAKPILLEPIMELTIIVPEEYIGDIMGDINKKRGRVLGMEAHKGTKQKITAEAPMSETFKYANELKAITQGRGYFEMKLVKYEELTGELAQKVIEKRKR, encoded by the coding sequence ATGAGAATATATGATAGCAGCAACATTAGAAATATTGGAATTCTAGGACATAGTGGGTCTGGAAAGAGTAATATGGTGGAAGGATTGGAATTTACAGCAGGACTTACTAATCGGATTGCGGGAAATGAAAACGATACTAAAATTACAAGCTCTTTAAGTCTTCATGCGGTGGAATATCAAGGGGGCAAGTATAATTTTGTGGATATTCCTGGATACGGTGATTTTTTTGGAGAAGTTGAATCTGGACTTGCAGCAGTTGATGGAGCGATTATTATTGTTGATGGAACTACGAATTTAACAGTTGGGACTGAGACGGCTTTGGAATTGACTGACAGCAGAAATATTCCACGAGTTATTTTTGTAAATAAAATTGATAACGAAAAAGCTGATTATGAAAAAACTCTTTCACAATTGAGGGAAAAATATGGAAAACGGATTGCACCGTTTCATGTGCCTTGGGGAAATGGGGAAAACTTTAGAGGGCACATCAATGTAGTGGATATGTTTGCGAGAGAGTTTGATAAAAATCAAAATGAGTGCAAAACGGTGGATATGCCAACTGATATGGATGATGAGATAAATTCTGTGCGTGAAATGCTTTTAGAGGCTGTTGCGGAAACTGATGAAGAATTAATGGATAAATATTTTAATGGAGTTGAGTTTACTACAGCTGAAATTCACCGTGGACTTAGACAGGGAGTGCTTGATTGTTCAGTAATTCCTGTTATTTGTGGTTCAACTTTGAAAAATATTGGACTTCATACAACTTTTGATGTAGTAAAAGATTTCTTGCCATCACCTGATGATAATAAAAAAATACAACCTGAAAAAAATGAATTTGTATGCCAAATTTTTAAAACAACAATTGATTCTTTTTTAGGAAAAATTTCTTATGCAAAAATTTATTCTGGTGAAATTAAGCAAGATAGTGAAGTTTTTAATTTGAATAGAAAAGCAAAGGAAAAAATCGGTAAAATTAATACATTTGTAAATAATAAGATGGATGAGGTTCAAAAGGGAATTGCAGGAGATATTGTTGTATTCTCAAAATTTAACAGCACAAGAACTTCTAACACACTTTCGGCTAGTGAAAAAGAAATACCGTTAAAGGACATAACGTTCCCTAAACCTCAATTATTTGTAGCTATAGAGCCACTGAATAAAAATGATGATGAAAAAATGTCGTCTGGATTGAATCGTTTGTTGGAAGAAGATCCATCATTTACTTGGCATAGAAATCTTGAAACAAGTCAAACAGTTCTTGGAGTACAAGGAGAACTCCATTGTGCAACGGTTATAGAAAAATTAAAGGCAAAATTTGGAATAACAATAAAAACTGTAGAATTGAAAGTACCTTACAGGGAAACAATTAAAGGAACTTCAGATGTTCAAGGAAAATACAAGAAACAATCTGGAGGACACGGACAATATGGAGATGTCTTGATCAAATTTTCACATATAGATAAAGATTTTGTCTTTGAAGAAACAATTACAGGTGGAAGTGTTCCAAAATCATATATTCCAGCGGTTGAGAAAGGATTGAGAGAATCGTTAAAAGAAGGAGTTCTTGCAGGATATCCAGTAACTAATGTAAAAGCTATCCTATACGATGGCTCTTATCATGATGTAGATTCTTCTGAATTAGCCTTCAAAATTGCGGCAAATTTGGCTTTTAAAAAAGGGATGCTTGAAGCAAAACCGATATTGCTTGAGCCAATTATGGAACTTACAATTATCGTTCCAGAAGAATATATTGGGGATATAATGGGAGATATTAATAAAAAGCGAGGACGTGTTTTAGGGATGGAAGCCCATAAAGGAACAAAACAAAAAATTACCGCTGAAGCTCCAATGTCTGAAACTTTTAAATATGCTAATGAATTGAAGGCAATTACGCAAGGTCGTGGATATTTTGAAATGAAACTTGTGAAATATGAAGAATTAACAGGAGAGTTGGCACAAAAAGTTATTGAAAAAAGAAAGAGATAA